In Flavobacterium luteolum, the DNA window GAAATTCGGAATGCTTTTACAGCCCAATCTAAATATTTTGCCCATTCTTCTTTTCTTAACGGAAGACCTTCACGAATGGCTGGTTCATCGATTTGAATGATTTTGATTCCTGCTTTTTCTAAATCGACAACTTCATCGCGAATTGCCAAAGCGATTTGCGTACAAGTTTCAGAACGAGGCTGATCATTTCTCACGAATGACCATTGTAAAATTGTTACAGGACCCGTCAGCATTCCTTTTACCCATTTAGAGGTTAAAGATTGTGCATATTGAGACCATTTTACAGTCATAGGGTTTGGTCTTGAAACATCGCCGTAAATAACAGGAGGTTTCACGCAACGGCTTCCGTAGCTCTGAACCCAACCGTTTTTTGTAAAAGTGAATCCGTCCAATTGCTCACCGAAATACTCAACCATATCGTTACGCTCAAACTCACCATGGACTAAAACGTCGATTCCAGTCTCTTCCTGAAAACGAATAGTTGCTTCGGTTTCCTTTTCGATTAAATCATTGTATTCTTGAGCTGTTAATTCTCCTTTTTTGAATCTCGCTCTCCAGCTTCTTACTTCTGCTGTTTGAGGGAAAGATCCAATTGTTGTAGTTGGAAATAATGGCAGTTTTAAGGCCTCAATCTGACTTTTTCTTCTAATAGCAAACGCGCTATTGCGTTTGTCGTCTGAAGCTGTGATTCCGGCTACTCGAGCTTTAACTTCATTATTATGAATTAATTTTGAAGTTTTACGGTTTTCGTTTGCCTGAACATTTTCTTTATAATCGACTGAGTTTTCTAGGTTCACTTCGTTTGAAGCAAATTGTTTTAAAAGTACAATTTCGTTGATTTTCTGCTTAGCAAAAGCCAGCCATTGTTTGATTTCGGGAGTTAAGGTCTTATCGTTTGTTTCTAAATCTAAATCGCACGGGCTATGAATTAAAGAACAAGATGGCGCAACCAAGATTCGGCTTTCGCCCAAAGCATCAGTTGCTCTTTTGATTAATTCTAAAGATTTTTTAAAATCATTTTTCCAGATGTTTCTTCCGTCAACAACTCCTAAAGAAAGATTTACGTTTGGAGCCAGTTTTCCTGATTCTAAAATATCATCTAACTGAAGCGGACAGCGAACTAAATCTAAATGCAAAGTATCAACTGGCAGAGCCAGAGCTGTTTCTAGATTTTCTCCAAAACAATCAAAATAGTTTGCTAAAATGATTTTAAGTTTTGGGAAACGAGTATTAATTTCGTTATACACTTTCGTGAAAGCACTTCTTTCCTTATCGGTTAAATTTAAAGCTAAGAAAGGTTCGTCAATCTGAACGTATTCTGCCTTTTCTGCTTGTAATTTTTCAAGAATTTCAAAGTATACAGGAAGTAAATTATCAAGAAGATCAATTCGGTTAAAGCCTTCTTCTTTTTCTTTTCCTAACAAAAGATAAGAAACGGGCCCAATTAAAACAGGTTTTGTCTTAATTCCTAGAGCATTTGCTTCTTTAAACTCGTTGATTATCTTTTCTGAAAACAATTCGAACTTTTGGTTTTTTGTGAATTCAGGAACTATATAATGGTAATTGGTATCAAACCATTTTGTCATTTCCATCGCCACAACATCTTGTCCGTTCTTTTGAGATCCTCTTGCCATCGCAAAATACAAATCCAGAGCCGAATTGTTTTTTGCTAATTCGTGATAACGAGCAGGAATTGCTCCAAGAGTCAACGTAAGGTCTAAAACCTGATCATAAAAAGAAAAATCATTAGACGGAATTAAATCTACTCCTGCTTCAGCTTGTAATTTCCAGTTTTTAAGACGGATTTCTTTTCCTGTTTCAATAAGTTCGTCAGCAGAAATTTTTTCCGCCCAATACAATTCAGATGCTTTTTTGAGCTCTCTGTTGCTTCCAATTCGTGGATAACCTAAGTTGTTTGTTTTCATTTTTGATTCAGTATTTTTTACTGAACAAATTTACGTTCTTGGTTTTTATAACTTATATTTGGCTTTTATTTTAGTAAAATGCGTTTTTAAAATACCATTTTAAAGATTATTTTTCTGTATAGATGTCTGAAATTAACTTTTGGCAGTAAAAAAAACTATGGAAAATCTAGACAAAACCGATTTGCTGATCTTGAAATACCTTCAAGAAGACTGCAATATCAATACAAAAGACCTTGCGAGTAAATTATTTCTAACCGTTACGCCCGTTTATGAGAGAATTAAAAGATTAGAAAGAGACGGTTATATTACTAAATATGTTGCTCTTTTGGACAAGCAGAAAATGAACCGAGGTATGACGGTTTTCTGTAATGTGAGATTAAAAGAACACGCCAAAAATGTTGGAAGCAATTTTGTGAAAGATATTGTGGCACTTCCAGAAATTATAGAATGTTATAACATAGCTGGAGATTACGATTTTATGCTCAAGATTTTGGTGCAAGATATGGCTAGTTATCAGGATTTTGTAATGAATAAATTGTCAACGATTGAGAATATCGGGAATACAAACAGTATTTTTGTGATGGGAGAAATCAAGCACAGTACTGCTTTAGAATTTTAAAGGAGAAGAAAATCCTAAAATAAAATGTATTTTTGAAGTCTTAAATCAAGATTTAGATCATCAATCTAAAATCTTTAATCATCAATCTAAAATCAAATGAACTGGGAACAGCTATTATCATTAAAACGTCAAGGCGATACAAGCAAAAGATTACGTGTAGAACAAGATGATACTCGTTTGGGAT includes these proteins:
- the metE gene encoding 5-methyltetrahydropteroyltriglutamate--homocysteine S-methyltransferase, with product MKTNNLGYPRIGSNRELKKASELYWAEKISADELIETGKEIRLKNWKLQAEAGVDLIPSNDFSFYDQVLDLTLTLGAIPARYHELAKNNSALDLYFAMARGSQKNGQDVVAMEMTKWFDTNYHYIVPEFTKNQKFELFSEKIINEFKEANALGIKTKPVLIGPVSYLLLGKEKEEGFNRIDLLDNLLPVYFEILEKLQAEKAEYVQIDEPFLALNLTDKERSAFTKVYNEINTRFPKLKIILANYFDCFGENLETALALPVDTLHLDLVRCPLQLDDILESGKLAPNVNLSLGVVDGRNIWKNDFKKSLELIKRATDALGESRILVAPSCSLIHSPCDLDLETNDKTLTPEIKQWLAFAKQKINEIVLLKQFASNEVNLENSVDYKENVQANENRKTSKLIHNNEVKARVAGITASDDKRNSAFAIRRKSQIEALKLPLFPTTTIGSFPQTAEVRSWRARFKKGELTAQEYNDLIEKETEATIRFQEETGIDVLVHGEFERNDMVEYFGEQLDGFTFTKNGWVQSYGSRCVKPPVIYGDVSRPNPMTVKWSQYAQSLTSKWVKGMLTGPVTILQWSFVRNDQPRSETCTQIALAIRDEVVDLEKAGIKIIQIDEPAIREGLPLRKEEWAKYLDWAVKAFRISASGVNDDTQIHTHMCYSEFNDIIQNIADMDADVITIECSRSQMELLDAFANFKYPNEIGPGVYDIHSPRVPSSAEMVRLLEKASAVIPVDQLWVNPDCGLKTRHWDETKKALIEMVNAAQEMRAAVENPVT
- a CDS encoding Lrp/AsnC family transcriptional regulator — encoded protein: MENLDKTDLLILKYLQEDCNINTKDLASKLFLTVTPVYERIKRLERDGYITKYVALLDKQKMNRGMTVFCNVRLKEHAKNVGSNFVKDIVALPEIIECYNIAGDYDFMLKILVQDMASYQDFVMNKLSTIENIGNTNSIFVMGEIKHSTALEF